The DNA segment ATAACCAATTTAGGTTTCTTTCATGGGTTTTTTTGCGCTTCTTGCTTGATAATGTTGTGGGGTTTCTAATGATGGGGATGACTGGTGAGGCAATTTCTTCTCTCAGATTTTAATATACAGTACGATATTTAAAATATCAgtaaatttttaacataaaatattagGGATGTAAGTGGATTACACTCTGGGAACTTGAACTCGCCCAATCCAATCCAAATGGGTTTTGGTGGGCtggattagtttttattttagagAACTCAACTAAAATTGTATTAGATAATAAGTTTGAAGTTTTTGATCCCACAAAAACTTGACTCAGGCCACATAAGTAAACAAACATATAACAATATACTATTTATATACTAACAAGTAAATTGCTAATATATAAAATCTTGCCATAAGCACtcatacataattttatattttatcactgtgaatgagtttttttttcttttttagaataaCTATGAATGAGTTACTTATTATtacatgatttaaaaataatattgtgagTATATATTTATGGATtatctttttatgttttatcatactcataaataatacaatattttatgaatgcttatatttaaaaatatccgTTAATATTTTTGAGTTTGGGAATTCTTTAAGACTTAAAAGAAGTGATCATTTTTTATTCACCCAACCCGATTGTTAATCCAATTAAAATTGGATTgagtaaaaaaagataaactcaACCTAACCTAATTAAGGGTTCATTTGgggtgattttttattttgagttttaaattttttaaaaataacatccaATTTTAGTTTCaacttttttaactaatttttaaaatatgattagtttcaaataaacttatttttaaagtttcatatcgtattaaaattaatttaagagtaTTTTTGTATGGTAATAATGACAATGATGATTATGGTAATGATGATTACGATAACAATGGTGGTGGTAATGATGATGGTGACGATACAAATGGTGGTGGCAGCAAAAAGTATAATTGTCaaatgtgaaaaatatattttaactaaaaatcaacttcacaactttttttcttggttttgaaaatgaatgtaaaaatatttcaaaaatggtttaaaaatcatttcaactttatttttatcaaaaatattttattttaaaacttagatttaaaatttaaaaattaaaaatttgcatCCACCCCAAACGGactcttaattaattagattagattaaaaaatagataaaactcaacccaattaaaaaaaaaattacacccttctaaaatattatatattaaatcatatagtttatttttaatacacAATAGTTcaaatatatagagagagagaatacAGGAAATCAAATTGAGTTGGAACAACCTAAAGCATGTCCcgaattaattttcaaaatacatCATGTCTAATTTTAAAACTCATCCATCAAAATTTATCTTAGTCTAGATATAGTTAATGAGATAGGTTGGGTCAACATACGCACTTGTACAAAACCACGACACCCAAGTAACAAACACGAGCACAACAAAAAATGGTTTTTGGTGTAATTACTAGAAAGCTGACATAAAGAAATGAGGCATAGCACCATGCAATTTTCATCCTTAGGCAGAGAAAAAAGGCACACTGGAGTCTGTGACGCAAGAGAATGAGTCGACTAAATCGCTaatataatacaaatatataatgCATTAAGAAAACACTTTAGACATCACAACACTAGTAGGTTAGTCACCAACTACGAACTTATAAATGACTAGTATGGAACCCGTGTTATTGCACGGATCATGttgagaattttaaaattatttgtgtatataatttaaaaggagtcctattacattattataaatattgttttagcttaacataattattctaaatataaaaaaactgaatagtattaatataaaaaaaagctgGATAGTGTTAgaagtaaaaacaaaattcaaacgaaaagtaatttttaaaatagaatacaTGTTCGAGATAAATATTCTTTATATGTTtttgatagaaaaatataattagatctcaacttaaacaaattcacttttttttacaagtcGACGGACAAAATTCACTTATGAGAGAGGGAAagtgtatatattttattgggtCACCATGTTGAACTAGTTTTATTAATGGTTAACCTTTATCGAAAAATTtgtctaataatttttaatatagtcttttctttaaaatatgtattttttttatccgcaaaactcaaatttaaaatattgctTAAGGGATCAACCCAATATTCCTTGAATAAATGACTTGTTGATGAGagtgtatatataattaaatgaattattaataTTCTATTATACATGTATATTTTTAAGCTTTAAATAGATAGGTTATATAGTATAATCCAGAAAtcaaatagaattaaaaaagagaaaaaaataaaggaaaaacataaaaaaaaaaatacataaagaaagaaagaaagaaaagaaaatataaaaaaggaaaaaaaaagaaacaacgtaaaaaaaaaccttgaaaagaaaacaaaaactaaaagagaatgataaaaaaagaagagaaaaacacttTGAAAAAGATTGACAAATGTCCTTCCAAAAGTTCTCATGTTTTATATGCTATGATATGATGTAAgcattcataaaataaaaatacgaaTTTAAAAGTGATGGAAgcattcataaaataaaaattgaatatttaatgtATGCTATTTGCACCGCTCCTTTAATTATCCATTACGATTAGACATATTGAATAGTTTAATTTCATTCATTGTCACGTTACACTTATTTAACATGTTATATTATTAAGACTTTAACTTCTcggttataatataattaaagtctttgatttttttttacaatttttttaataattttgaataaacaTGATTAGCTATGCAGTAAAAATGTTACTATAATGTAAAAAGTTAtacattaacaaaataaaaaacagatcAAAATTAAATCCTACGTTCaagtatattcattttttttattacatttattcGTACTCCTTGATGTTCATAAAGTTGTCTTAAAAACTAACACCTTGCTGTTTCTTGCACAATTGCCAGTAATTATTGAACATAACTGGGTGGATATATCTCTTAACGTGAGTTCAAAGAAAGTTCAATTAACTTGAGAGTGTAGTTGGATATACTAGGATAATAATGTCAATTAAGTTTCACCAGAATTACTGCATGAATATAGTGTTTAGTTGTCAATAAAACCAGAGCAATTGCTGACTGCTGAGGTAAGAGAGTATTGTTATATAAGCCCGGCCCGGTGTCATCTGACCCAACTTGCaacaaaatatatgcatttGATTCCTGCACTTCTTGAATTCCTTCCTGCACCAAAgcaattatttgttgttttagtcTTCAAcgtaattttaaatcaattatttgttgttttaattttcaatgtaattttaaaatttatttaggaaAATTAGAAGCTAATTCAAATAGGCACTTAATGGAAATAAAACTTTCAGAATGTCTTCAAGGTATTTGTTACAACTTTAAttctcattcaattttttttgttatgtgttttaattttatcaaatcgacttaaaaaaattagatgaattttgtatatttgaattatattttttctacttaatttaattgaataattacgTATTCGCACATATTAgttgtataatttattatatacttCAACATTTATCCtttattacaaataaatcatgatataaaaaataattaattattttcacaaaataCACGGGTACGTTAACTGTTTaagcttttaaaaaatgttttcgtTTAATACTactatcttttatttttgaatcatCAATACTAACCCTGGTTGGTATTTCTCAATTTGTTATCTTATGCATCCGTCCTTGTTGCAACTTTATTAAACTAAAAGCGTACGGCCTCCAAGTTTGATAAAATACTGACATCCAAATCCAATTGTAAAGCaactaactaattaatttgttaGGTGAAATCTCAAAGTTGTAAGTGCATCATGAATCTAGATAATCCAGTGGAAATGTGATGGAGACATATAATGGAAACGACAACTAAATACATGATTGCTGCGTTGGATACAACATTTGACGACTCTCATTTAAGgatttcggttaaaataaacGATACTTTATGAGTAATTATCAAAATACCATTATTTGCCTTCCAAAAGACATCCAAAACGGAAGATAGCCCTTGACATGTATGATAACTACATAAAGAATTTTCTTCAGGTGCAATccagagaaggaaaaaagagatCGCATTTTAGTTTAAGTGTGTTTGTATTATCGTTATCCTACTTTCCAAGGCAGTCAATCAAAcgtgaaagggaaaaaaaaatcattggattGGTGTTCATCCTTCTTTGAAACGTAAATACAAACACACCCTATAAGTAGTTAAGATATTTGTAAGTGGAGAAACTCAGAATGAGAATTCAATTGCACAAATGGTATTATATTATACCAATCAAACAAAAGCTGAATTTGCTTATTGCTTGGAGCACAAGGATAAGCAAAAGTTTATCCTTACATTCtgccaaaataataatttttttcacaaaaaaagaaTTGTGCCTTTTCTAAGACTGCTTCACATACATGACAAAGATCTTATAATTTACAATCAATCTGTTATCTAAATTCTAAAGAACTTCTCACACTATGACTAGAAGGTTGTAGACTAAGTTTGATGGTACCACTCTCGGAAGATTGACAAACATCAATGCACTCCTCTAAATCAGCATCACAAGTGAGTAGTATCCACTCACAATCATCATCCAAGTATTTGACATCAAATTTGCTCATGTCACTCACATTAAATTTCCTACCAATTTCCTGCAGAAGATCTTCATAGACCCAATTTTTCAGCATCCGAAACCGGGTTTTCTCATCTCCATATGTGACTTTTACTCTGTGAGAATCCACCTTGCTGCTACTGGTTTTCAATAAAGGCAGTTGATACTGAGTTTTCGGGTGTTCACCAAGTGTTTCCTGGCTCAGTGATCTTGGCAAGAGCTTTGCTCTATCTTGACTAAGGCTTTTAAGCTTTGCCTCGTTTCTGATCAACTTCAACACAACATCAGCAGAATATTCACCAACCGTGGCAGGATCTTTGTCACTGGCAATGTTAGTTGTGTGCTGCTGTTGTAGCTCTGACATGCTAGAGCAGGAATGGCTTGAAATGGAACTCTGGCTGCTCGACGAAGAGGGTGATTTTGATGCACCTTCTGGGCTCAATGAGCCATGTTCAGGCTGCGTGCTTGTTGAGTTTGGATTATCACTTTGATTCAAAGTTGAGAAGAAGCCAGTTCCTGATAAATTTGGAGAAGCTAGATCCGGGAAGTTTGAATAGAAGGAATTGATTTGAAATGCACCAGAGGCACCTTGAACCGAGTCGATGACAAGTTGAAGTTTTTGTAAGGAGTGGCCAACCTTTTTGATCTTTCGAGAAGGCCAACGCTTTATCCCATGCTGCCGGCAGATCCTTTTCAAAGTTGTAGTACAAACTggaaaatgtttaatttaaaagatgGTTGGTTATAATAGAGGACTACTAATAGATATGCACAGAAAAATTAACAGGTAAAACACTAGTATATATGAAAGTAATCAGACCTTTTTCTGTTTTGGTCAGGTGggcaaaactaataaaaataatgtcagAGAACTGAACTATATGAAACTTAGAGCCAATTTGGATAAACTTCACAATAACTACttataagaaaagataaaatgaatcaaGGAAGTGAGATGAATCAAACTCCTCacacaagttaaaatcaacttaaacACTAACTTCTTTATAAAAGCTCTCTCGTTTACCCTCTTCTTATAGTAGCTATAAACTTAGAAAAGTCTTACGTAGGGTTTTATAACTGAAAAGTTCCCATAAGCTAGAAACTAATCCAAAATGGGCCACCAAATTTAAAATGTGTTTAGTAGACATGTTAGAATGGAATACAAGAGGGATATGAAGTTTCATTCTATGTGTTTAGCACCTAATGTTTGCacacaaaaactgaaaaaggaAACATGGTTGAGTAGAAGGCTTACCACCAATATTCTTGGCAGCATCTTTTAGGCTTCCAGCAAAATATTGTCTAAGAACTTGCAAAGTTATAGTTTTCTCTGCTTTAACCCGTCTTCTCTCTCCAGTTTTACTTGTTCCCGGACTTGATAAGTTACCCTCAACAGACGTAGAACACTCCCTAACACAGTCAAGGTTTCCTTTTAAAATAGGACTTTCTTGTTGCTGCCTTGGTTCAGAGAATTTTCTACCCATTGTttcacttgatttttcttcagtATCCAATGAGGCAACCATCCCTTTTTGTTGGGGTTCCGAACAAATTTCATCCCTAGTAAATCCACTGTCTGCAAGGGCTATCACTTCATTAACTGACAAGTTAGCTTCCTCCAATTCCTTTTCTCTTATAACGCGCAAGCTGCGACAAACCCTTTGTATAATGTTGGACAATGAAGTAAGCATCTTTCTCTGTTCTTCAATGTCATTGCAATCTACGGGCAAGAAGAACTCTAGAACAAAGTCATCTGTGCTATTATAGATGCTTCGAAGGCGTATAGCAACAGCAGCGCGCAATCCAAACAACCTCGCGTGATGAGACATTGGATAGTCTTTCTTGCTTAAGGAAGTTATATCATCTGAGAAGCACGGCTGGTTTGTCATGAAAGCTCCCCCAGCAACACCCTCACCTTTTAACAAGTGATGCTCAGTGCAAGCCTCGTGAAATGACCTAATAGAAGGATCACCAACATAGCAAGCATGCTCCACAGGAGATATGCAGAGTAGATAATTATCTTCAGAGTGCCGGCACCCCTCTTTGCCTTGTTGGACACATGGGACCCAAGTTTGAGCTAAAGGTAATTTGTGCATTTCACAAGCAGATCTCAACACCTCATGAATCTCAGGTAGTGCAGCTTCATAGGACCTGTTGCATGCctgctaaaagaaaaaaacagttGTAACAGGGGAAATTGCAAACTTAAGTTCATTAAAATACTCCTGAATTGGATGTTCATTTACCTTCACATTCTGAATACTTAATTGTTTTGAGCTTCTAAGATCAACAGCCTGCAAGTTAACAACATTCCTCCAATCATTAAACTATTATTAATGAGTTTTGATGAGCTTTTCACATTTGGCTTGTTaagtgttttaacttttaagtcaTAAGCATTTATACTGAAACATGTAAAAATAGAGCAATTCAATTTCATCACAACTCACAAGAGGGCACAAACATCAGATACCCATAAAAATATGGGTTCACAAAAAGGAACATGGCATATTTTGCAGAATCCTAGGGGTGTCCAGGAACAAAAGGGATATAGAAAGAAAATTTCTTGAGCAGTTTTATGACTTTATCCCTTCAAAAACAGCAAATAGCATGTTCAAAGCAAGCTAAGATAAAATCTCACAGT comes from the Glycine soja cultivar W05 chromosome 6, ASM419377v2, whole genome shotgun sequence genome and includes:
- the LOC114414534 gene encoding protein NLP4-like isoform X2, giving the protein MMGDGGVISSAATMMEAPPPDGTTTTSMDFDYMGELFLDGCWMEASADGSDFLLQSPSFSNTLFDPSFSWPALETNHNESQVAAFGSQQESHNNNMVSVVAGGDYSQQFQSETHSVEGASEGIRRWWFAPTHTPTPSPGPGPSIMEKLIRALMWIKDYNRNKDMLIQIWVPVHKEGRPILAADDLLFSLESKSLNLAKYREISVTYKFSAEESDSKELAWGLPGRVFRDKVPEWTPDVRFFKIDEYPRVDHAQEYDVRGTLAVPIFEQGSKTCLGVIEVVMTTQQINYGPELESVCKALEAVDLRSSKQLSIQNVKACNRSYEAALPEIHEVLRSACEMHKLPLAQTWVPCVQQGKEGCRHSEDNYLLCISPVEHACYVGDPSIRSFHEACTEHHLLKGEGVAGGAFMTNQPCFSDDITSLSKKDYPMSHHARLFGLRAAVAIRLRSIYNSTDDFVLEFFLPVDCNDIEEQRKMLTSLSNIIQRVCRSLRVIREKELEEANLSVNEVIALADSGFTRDEICSEPQQKGMVASLDTEEKSSETMGRKFSEPRQQQESPILKGNLDCVRECSTSVEGNLSSPGTSKTGERRRVKAEKTITLQVLRQYFAGSLKDAAKNIGVCTTTLKRICRQHGIKRWPSRKIKKVGHSLQKLQLVIDSVQGASGAFQINSFYSNFPDLASPNLSGTGFFSTLNQSDNPNSTSTQPEHGSLSPEGASKSPSSSSSQSSISSHSCSSMSELQQQHTTNIASDKDPATVGEYSADVVLKLIRNEAKLKSLSQDRAKLLPRSLSQETLGEHPKTQYQLPLLKTSSSKVDSHRVKVTYGDEKTRFRMLKNWVYEDLLQEIGRKFNVSDMSKFDVKYLDDDCEWILLTCDADLEECIDVCQSSESGTIKLSLQPSSHSVRSSLEFR
- the LOC114414534 gene encoding protein NLP4-like isoform X1 encodes the protein MMGDGGVISSAATMMEAPPPDGTTTTSMDFDYMGELFLDGCWMEASADGSDFLLQSPSFSNTLFDPSFSWPALETNHNESQVAAFGSQQESHNNNMVSVVAGGDYSQQFQSETHSVEGASEGIRRWWFAPTHTPTPSPGPGPSIMEKLIRALMWIKDYNRNKDMLIQIWVPVHKEGRPILAADDLLFSLESKSLNLAKYREISVTYKFSAEESDSKELAWGLPGRVFRDKVPEWTPDVRFFKIDEYPRVDHAQEYDVRGTLAVPIFEQGSKTCLGVIEVVMTTQQINYGPELESVCKALEAVDLRSSKQLSIQNVKQACNRSYEAALPEIHEVLRSACEMHKLPLAQTWVPCVQQGKEGCRHSEDNYLLCISPVEHACYVGDPSIRSFHEACTEHHLLKGEGVAGGAFMTNQPCFSDDITSLSKKDYPMSHHARLFGLRAAVAIRLRSIYNSTDDFVLEFFLPVDCNDIEEQRKMLTSLSNIIQRVCRSLRVIREKELEEANLSVNEVIALADSGFTRDEICSEPQQKGMVASLDTEEKSSETMGRKFSEPRQQQESPILKGNLDCVRECSTSVEGNLSSPGTSKTGERRRVKAEKTITLQVLRQYFAGSLKDAAKNIGVCTTTLKRICRQHGIKRWPSRKIKKVGHSLQKLQLVIDSVQGASGAFQINSFYSNFPDLASPNLSGTGFFSTLNQSDNPNSTSTQPEHGSLSPEGASKSPSSSSSQSSISSHSCSSMSELQQQHTTNIASDKDPATVGEYSADVVLKLIRNEAKLKSLSQDRAKLLPRSLSQETLGEHPKTQYQLPLLKTSSSKVDSHRVKVTYGDEKTRFRMLKNWVYEDLLQEIGRKFNVSDMSKFDVKYLDDDCEWILLTCDADLEECIDVCQSSESGTIKLSLQPSSHSVRSSLEFR